The Chrysiogenia bacterium genome contains the following window.
CACCTGCGGGGCGCGGTAGACCGCGTCGGTGGGGCCGGGGTTGATTTCGCGAAGGCCCGGCACGAAACGAAGCGGCCCGTTGCCAAGGCTCGCCATGATCAGCACGCCGCCGGGTTTGAGCACCCGGTGAATCTCGCTGAGCGCCCGATCGAACTCCACATAGAAATGCGAACTGATGGTGTTGGTCACCACGTCGAAGCGATCATTCTCGAACGGCATCTCGTAAACGCTCGCCTCGACGAGTTCGACGTCGGTGTTACCGAA
Protein-coding sequences here:
- a CDS encoding methyltransferase domain-containing protein; amino-acid sequence: FGNTDVELVEASVYEMPFENDRFDVVTNTISSHFYVEFDRALSEIHRVLKPGGVLIMASLGNGPLRFVPGLREINPGPTDAVYRAPQVQRRALEQAGFEVIDIERLPWPAWLYVAKKR